A stretch of the Streptomyces sp. NBC_01428 genome encodes the following:
- the rpsL gene encoding 30S ribosomal protein S12, giving the protein MPTIQQLVRKGRQDKVEKNKTPALEGSPQRRGVCTRVFTTTPKKPNSALRKVARVRLTSGIEVTAYIPGEGHNLQEHSIVLVRGGRVKDLPGVRYKIIRGSLDTQGVKNRKQARSRYGAKKEK; this is encoded by the coding sequence GTGCCTACGATCCAGCAGCTGGTCCGGAAGGGCCGGCAGGACAAGGTCGAGAAGAACAAGACGCCCGCACTCGAGGGTTCGCCCCAGCGTCGTGGCGTCTGCACGCGTGTGTTCACGACCACCCCGAAGAAGCCGAACTCGGCCCTGCGTAAGGTCGCGCGTGTGCGTCTGACCAGCGGGATCGAAGTCACCGCTTACATCCCGGGTGAGGGACACAACCTGCAGGAGCACTCGATCGTGCTCGTGCGCGGCGGCCGTGTGAAGGACCTGCCGGGTGTTCGCTACAAGATCATCCGCGGCTCGCTCGACACCCAGGGTGTCAAGAACCGCAAGCAGGCCCGCAGCCGCTACGGCGCCAAGAAGGAGAAGTAG